The sequence below is a genomic window from Ornithobacterium rhinotracheale.
CATTTTTATTGACATCGCCACGGCTTACATAGCCCTCAAAATCTGAGTCGCCTTGTTTAAGCCCTGTGTAATTAATGTAAGAAGTGAAGTCGTTTTGGTCCACTTTTCCATCGTTATTAATATCACCAGGGATATAGCTTTCGGTGCCAGGTACTTTGAATACATAGATTTCGCGTCCGCTTCCGTAGTTACCCACCGCTTCGGTTACAGCGATTTTCACGAAACGAGCCGTTGGATGTTTTTCAAAGTTAAATACCTTTGGTGTATCACTTCTATCCCAGCTGAATGTTCCACTTTCGTTCCAATTCTTTTTATCTTCGCTAGTGAATACTTTCCCTTTTAGGAAGATACCGTTCCCACCGTCGGTTCTTGGCAGATAGGAGAATTTATCTAGCTCATTGTATGATTTTAAATCAATGATGATTTCAAAAGGCACTGCCTTGGCGCCATATTTTGTGTGCATAGTGGAGCCTTCATTTCTATCAAACAAATGGCTGAGCGCAAAGCCGCCTTGCATTGGCACTGAGATTTCGCCCTGAATTCCTTCAATGGCAAATTGCAACGGATTGGCCTTGGTGCTTGTAGCGAGTGTCGCCCAGTCTGAGGCACCAGCTTGGTTCACCGCTCTTAGCTTTAATTGATAAGGTGTTTCGGCTGTTAGGTTTTCAATCAAAAGTTCGTTGTTTTTAATCGTAGAGAACTTAACATCGCCGAGCATAATTTCATAAAAATCAGCATTTGGCACAGCATCCCAAGTAGGGCGTAGGCTGTATGGCTTAGCGTTTTCATCTGTTACGGCAAAGTTTTGCGGTGCTTGCAATGTGCCTAAGCTCTTCAATAGTGGATTTTTGGTATTAAATTTAAATCCTGAAACTTGTAGCTCTACTTTATTTTGCGTAACATCTGTTTTTTCTAAACGCACCAAAATTTGCGGATTTTTGATGATTTCCACTTTTTCAAACTCGCTTCCTTGGGTTGCAAATTGATTGAAGTTTGGTTTTTCGTTATAAAAATAGACATTGCTTTGCGCCATAAATTCTTTGAGGGAGTGCACTTCTTTCAGTTTCACGCGCTTGCCGGCTATGCGGGCTTTTAGTCTTTTTGGTTTTTGGCTTACATTAATTTTAATTTCCGTGATTTTTTCTTTCACAAATCCCTCAAAATCGCCATTTGTAGGCTCTATTGATATATTTACTTTATCTTTATTTTGCACGGAATGAATGTGCGTTTTTGCAAATTTCCCGTTTAGATAGGCTTGCGTAAAGCCATCATCATCGTACTCAGTAAAGCGGGATTCTCCGTGAGGATAAATATCATAAATTCTAAGCGCTTTATCAATTTCCGATACATTATTATTAGGATTTACCATAGGAATAATGGCACCAGCCTTCACAAATACGGGCAGCTTCCAAATGGGGGCGTCAAAATTATTGATGACTTGCCCTCCGGTATACACCTCGCCAGAGAAATAATCAATCCACAGCCCCTGTGGGAGGTAGATGTTATTTCGGGTATCATTTCCTTTTTCATCGGACTTTGTTGCTTGATAAATGGGCGCCACAAGGAAATTTTCGCCACATAAAAACTGATATTCGGTGGCTTTTCCTAAGGTGTATGCATTAGGCTCGGCAAGGAACATTGCTTGTACAATGGGCTTACCCTTTACCGCTTCGTTGGCCACGCTGTAAAGATATGGCATTAATTCCGACCTTAATTTTAAATAATTTCTATTAATCGAAGTTGCTGGCTCTCCTAAAATGTGCGGATATTTAGGGTTTGCTCCCCAGCCGTCCATATTTAGCTGCATTGGGGTGAAGGTTTTCCATTGGAAATCTCGGATATTCACAATTGGATTTTTACCGCCAAAGATTCCGTCCATATCAGATGAAATGTTTGGCTGCCCCGATAAGCCACTACCTAAATAAGTGGGAATATGGAATCTAATATACTCCCAATTGCCTCCTGTTTGGTCGCCAGACCATATTCCTGCATAGTGCTGTGTGCCTGCCCAGCCATCTAGCGAGATGATAAATGGGCGGGCATTGTTCCCATATTTAGGCATAATCTGCGCTACATCTTGCACGCCATTTAGCCCAAAGGAATAGCCTGCACCTACCCAAGCTACATCAGTTTTTAGCACGCGCACGCCAGCATCTTTCACTTCTTTAATGATATCGCGCTGCAAGAGAGCCTCCACGCCCTCTTTTGGATGCAAATCGGACTGTGTCCACAGCCCCACCTCCACGCCGTGTTTGCGGGCATAATCCGTGAATTGCTTTAAATTTTGGATATTTCCGTCGAGCGTACTAGTCTGCCCATAGCCTGCACCATAGCCATCGTTAGGCAAAATCCAGCCCAATGGCATATCATAGTGCTTGTAACGGTCTACCACGGCACGCGCCGAGAATTGGTAATTATTTTTCTCTCCATTTAAGGATTCCTTTATTCCGCCGTTATCTTTTTGGCTTTCCTTATAAGTTTTCCCATCTTCAAATAGGATTCCCTTAGGGTCTTCTTTCCAGTAATCTCTATTATACGCATTTAAATGCCCTTGATAAAAACCAAACTTAGGCAACAAAACAGGATTCCCCGTGAGCTGATAATAATCATTTAAAAGCCCCACAGGGGTTTCGCTTACCATAAAAAAGGCATCGGCATAGTCTGTATCGTGTTGCAATTTCACCACGCCACTACCTCGTGTCCCGAAGTCGTATTTCCCTTTTTTAAAGGTATACCACATAAAGCCATAGCCCTCTGTTGACCAATAAAATGGCTTTGGCGAAGCCACGCCTCCATCTGTCCAGCTATTTTCATTTACAATATTAATGGCTTTGCCCTTATGAGAAAATCGCCCATTCTGAACGCCTCCACCATAAAAATACTCGCTTGGTTGCTCTTTTAGGGTGAATACTACTCGATTTTTCTGAAACTCCACAGGCGCTACTTCCTTAACCACCCATCGGTTATTTTTCTTGTTCTTAATGCTAAATAAGCCTGTCTTTTTATCCCACACAAGAGCGATTGCCTCCGTCTCTACATTAAGATTTGTAGCATTTTCGCTCAGGGATAATTGTTGCAATTTCTTGCGCGCATTAGGGACTAAGATTTCAGCCTCTGGCTTTGCTTGCGGCTTTCTGAACGGCTTACCTGCGGGGTCTAGAAAATACCTAAAAATATTATCTCCGTAAAAATCTAGCAATATCTTTTGCTTGTTTTGCAAAATGATTTCTACTGTGGTAGAGTTCAACTTTTTCGCCTCCACAATGGGCGAGCTTTTTACTTCAAGTTCACTTGTGGAACCAGTTTGTTGTGCTTCGGCCATCGTGGGAGTTACCACAATCCCAACTACCGAAAGGGCAAACAAGGCGATTTTGTTTGTTTTCATTTATAGTATCATTTTAAAAATCGTTTAAAAAATAAATTTCAAGCCAATTTACAAAAAAATTACTATTTCGCCCACTCCTTATGCAAAAAACACCTTTATTTACTAAGCAATGTGGCTCACTCTTGCGTTGCATTTGCCTCGCTCTTGAAAAAACTAAGCTCTGATTGAAAAAAAATACGCGTGTTTTTTCCAAAAATGTAGTGTGTTTTTTTAAAAAACACGCGTGTTTTCGGGGATTGGCTTTTTTGCGCTATAAAGAGGGCTAAGTAGCTTTCATTTTTTCGTAAAAAAAATAGCCTCACACATTAGGCGCGAGGCTATTTCATTATGTCCATATTAAACTTAAAGTTTCCTTATCATTTACCCACCAAGGGCATCTGCTCCGCCCACAATTTCCGTGATTTCATTGGTAATTGCAGCTTGTCTCGCCTTGTTATATTGCAGGGTGAGCTCCTTTTGCAGGGCAGTTGCGTTATCCGTAGCTTTGTGCATCGCCGTCATACGCGCGCCGTGCTCTGCTGCAAACGAATCCGAGAGGGCTTTGTACAATTGAATTTTAAGTGTTTTAGGCAATAAATCAATTAAAATTTCCTTTTTGTTTGGCTCAAAAATATAGTCTGCATTGATTTCCTGCGAGGTATCTTCTTGGGCCTCCACCACAATTGGCAGGAATTTTTCGTTTTGCACGATTTGCGTTGCTGCGTTCTTAAATTGATTATAGACTAGGCGAATTTCATCAAACTTATGGTCTTTGAAATTTTTCATCAAAAGTTCTGCAATTTTTGAAGAGTTTTCAAAGGTAAAATCCTCCCATAAATCGGATTCATTTTTATCTATTTCATTTTCTTTTTTGAGCAAATCGTATCCTTTTTTGCCTATGGTGAGCATTGAGACGCGCTTGCCTGCAAAATCTTCGGCCTTGCTGCGGAGGACTTCTTTGACGATATTCGCGTTGAATGCGCCTGCTAAGCCTCGGTTTGAGGTGATGGCGACTAATAGCACATTCTTGACCTCGCGGTTTTGTGTATAGGCGCTGTCTACCCCTTCCTCGGCAGCGGAGCTTACATTTGCCATAAGCTCTCTTAATTTCTCTGCATATGGGCGCATTTGCTCTATGGCATTTTGCGCTTTTTTGAGTTTTGCGGCAGATACCATTTTCATAGCGCTGGTAATCTGCATTGTGGAGCCTATGGAGGAAATTCTACTTCTAATTTCTTTTAAATTCGCCATTTTTATAGCTTATTTTTAACACTGAGATTTTAGTGTTTTCTTTATAATTCTTTATTTCTTATATTTTGCAGAGATTTCTTTGGCAGCTTCGTCCAATACTTTGGTTTGTTCCTCGCTGTACTTGCCTTCTCTTAACTGGTCTAAGGTATCTCTGTGCTTGGCATTCAGGTAGGCTAGATAATCTTCTTCAAATTCTTTCACCTTTTCTACG
It includes:
- a CDS encoding TIM-barrel domain-containing protein; this translates as MKTNKIALFALSVVGIVVTPTMAEAQQTGSTSELEVKSSPIVEAKKLNSTTVEIILQNKQKILLDFYGDNIFRYFLDPAGKPFRKPQAKPEAEILVPNARKKLQQLSLSENATNLNVETEAIALVWDKKTGLFSIKNKKNNRWVVKEVAPVEFQKNRVVFTLKEQPSEYFYGGGVQNGRFSHKGKAINIVNENSWTDGGVASPKPFYWSTEGYGFMWYTFKKGKYDFGTRGSGVVKLQHDTDYADAFFMVSETPVGLLNDYYQLTGNPVLLPKFGFYQGHLNAYNRDYWKEDPKGILFEDGKTYKESQKDNGGIKESLNGEKNNYQFSARAVVDRYKHYDMPLGWILPNDGYGAGYGQTSTLDGNIQNLKQFTDYARKHGVEVGLWTQSDLHPKEGVEALLQRDIIKEVKDAGVRVLKTDVAWVGAGYSFGLNGVQDVAQIMPKYGNNARPFIISLDGWAGTQHYAGIWSGDQTGGNWEYIRFHIPTYLGSGLSGQPNISSDMDGIFGGKNPIVNIRDFQWKTFTPMQLNMDGWGANPKYPHILGEPATSINRNYLKLRSELMPYLYSVANEAVKGKPIVQAMFLAEPNAYTLGKATEYQFLCGENFLVAPIYQATKSDEKGNDTRNNIYLPQGLWIDYFSGEVYTGGQVINNFDAPIWKLPVFVKAGAIIPMVNPNNNVSEIDKALRIYDIYPHGESRFTEYDDDGFTQAYLNGKFAKTHIHSVQNKDKVNISIEPTNGDFEGFVKEKITEIKINVSQKPKRLKARIAGKRVKLKEVHSLKEFMAQSNVYFYNEKPNFNQFATQGSEFEKVEIIKNPQILVRLEKTDVTQNKVELQVSGFKFNTKNPLLKSLGTLQAPQNFAVTDENAKPYSLRPTWDAVPNADFYEIMLGDVKFSTIKNNELLIENLTAETPYQLKLRAVNQAGASDWATLATSTKANPLQFAIEGIQGEISVPMQGGFALSHLFDRNEGSTMHTKYGAKAVPFEIIIDLKSYNELDKFSYLPRTDGGNGIFLKGKVFTSEDKKNWNESGTFSWDRSDTPKVFNFEKHPTARFVKIAVTEAVGNYGSGREIYVFKVPGTESYIPGDINNDGKVDQNDFTSYINYTGLKQGDSDFEGYVSRGDVNKNGWIDAYDISNVATQLEDGVNPNTADKVAGALSLLANKKSYKAGEEVVITLKGKGLKAVNALSLAIPYLSDAYEFVAIKPLNLQAMENLTNDRLHSSGEKVLYPTFINVGEKPALNGDLDLCQIIFKAKKAGTPDFKAEKIILVDKNLNTQE
- the atpG gene encoding ATP synthase F1 subunit gamma — encoded protein: MANLKEIRSRISSIGSTMQITSAMKMVSAAKLKKAQNAIEQMRPYAEKLRELMANVSSAAEEGVDSAYTQNREVKNVLLVAITSNRGLAGAFNANIVKEVLRSKAEDFAGKRVSMLTIGKKGYDLLKKENEIDKNESDLWEDFTFENSSKIAELLMKNFKDHKFDEIRLVYNQFKNAATQIVQNEKFLPIVVEAQEDTSQEINADYIFEPNKKEILIDLLPKTLKIQLYKALSDSFAAEHGARMTAMHKATDNATALQKELTLQYNKARQAAITNEITEIVGGADALGG